In Papaver somniferum cultivar HN1 chromosome 1, ASM357369v1, whole genome shotgun sequence, a genomic segment contains:
- the LOC113290279 gene encoding transcription factor bHLH121-like isoform X2 — MDQWKTKAFCQSGDLAVSDIHRFPPESRPELEVKDSIAARKVQKADREKLRRDRLNEQFMELGNALDPDRPKNDKATILGDTIQMLKDLTAQVNKLKEEFTALSEESNELTQEKNELREEKASLKSDIDNLNMQYQQRIRVMFPPWAPMDPSVVMGPHPYPYPLPVPVPAGPIPMHPSMQPYPFFANQNLGGIPNPCSTYMPFSSPPANAQMEQVSPQFVSPHMQPSIRSHVSSKQDSKSKSSDRQRGNNVERSDGSNDVVTELELKTPGSTADQEASCAEKKRKQSKLKDSEAGKEESCSSRCSSRGLQDSSSNSVGDAPKADK, encoded by the exons ATGGATCAATGGAAGACAAAAGCATTCTGTCAATCTGGAGATTTAGCTGTCTCAGATATTCATCGATTCCCTCCTGAATCCAG GCCAGAATTAGAAGTTAAGGATTCAATTGCTGCAAGAAAAGTTCAGAAGGCAGACCGAGAGAAATTGAGGAGGGATCGACTGAACGAGCAGTTTATGGAGTTGGGAAATGCATTAG ATCCTGATAGACCTAAGAATGACAAGGCAACCATTTTAGGTGATACAATCCAAATGTTAAAGGATTTGACAGCTCAAGTCAACAAACTAAAAGAAGAATTTACAGCACTTTCAGAAGAATCAAACGAG TTGACTCAGGAGAAAAATGAACTTAGAGAAGAGAAAGCATCCTTGAAATCAGATATCGACAATCTTAATATGCAATATCAGCAGAGAATCAGAGTTATGTTCCCCCCATGGGCTCCAATGGATCCTTCAGTTGTTATGGGTCCACATCCGTATCCGTACCCACTGCCAGTTCCTGTTCCTGCTGGGCCGATTCCCATGCACCCATCTATGCAGCCGTACCCCTTCTTTGCAAATCAAAATCTTGGTGGAATTCCCAATCCATGTTCTACTTACATGCCATTTTCATCTCCTCCTGCTAATGCACAAATGGAGCAAGTATCCCCCCAATTTGTATCCCCGCATATGCAGCCAAGCATTCGGTCCCATGTTTCAAGCAAACAAGATTCCAAAAGCAAATCATCTGATCGACAAAGAGGTAACAATGTTGAACGAAGTGACGGTTCTAATGACGTAGTAACTGAGCTGGAGCTCAAGACACCTGGTTCTACTGCAGACCAG GAGGCGTCTTGTGCAGAGAAGAAGCGGAAGCAGTCCAAGCTGAAGGATAGTGAAGCTGGTAAAGAGGAGAGCTGTTCGAGTAGGTGTTCTTCCCGTGGTCTTCAGGATAGCTCTTCAAATAGTGTTGGAGATGCTCCGAAAGCTGACAAGTAA
- the LOC113290279 gene encoding transcription factor bHLH121-like isoform X1: MDQWKTKAFCQSGDLAVSDIHRFPPESSQRPELEVKDSIAARKVQKADREKLRRDRLNEQFMELGNALDPDRPKNDKATILGDTIQMLKDLTAQVNKLKEEFTALSEESNELTQEKNELREEKASLKSDIDNLNMQYQQRIRVMFPPWAPMDPSVVMGPHPYPYPLPVPVPAGPIPMHPSMQPYPFFANQNLGGIPNPCSTYMPFSSPPANAQMEQVSPQFVSPHMQPSIRSHVSSKQDSKSKSSDRQRGNNVERSDGSNDVVTELELKTPGSTADQEASCAEKKRKQSKLKDSEAGKEESCSSRCSSRGLQDSSSNSVGDAPKADK, from the exons ATGGATCAATGGAAGACAAAAGCATTCTGTCAATCTGGAGATTTAGCTGTCTCAGATATTCATCGATTCCCTCCTGAATCCAG CCAAAGGCCAGAATTAGAAGTTAAGGATTCAATTGCTGCAAGAAAAGTTCAGAAGGCAGACCGAGAGAAATTGAGGAGGGATCGACTGAACGAGCAGTTTATGGAGTTGGGAAATGCATTAG ATCCTGATAGACCTAAGAATGACAAGGCAACCATTTTAGGTGATACAATCCAAATGTTAAAGGATTTGACAGCTCAAGTCAACAAACTAAAAGAAGAATTTACAGCACTTTCAGAAGAATCAAACGAG TTGACTCAGGAGAAAAATGAACTTAGAGAAGAGAAAGCATCCTTGAAATCAGATATCGACAATCTTAATATGCAATATCAGCAGAGAATCAGAGTTATGTTCCCCCCATGGGCTCCAATGGATCCTTCAGTTGTTATGGGTCCACATCCGTATCCGTACCCACTGCCAGTTCCTGTTCCTGCTGGGCCGATTCCCATGCACCCATCTATGCAGCCGTACCCCTTCTTTGCAAATCAAAATCTTGGTGGAATTCCCAATCCATGTTCTACTTACATGCCATTTTCATCTCCTCCTGCTAATGCACAAATGGAGCAAGTATCCCCCCAATTTGTATCCCCGCATATGCAGCCAAGCATTCGGTCCCATGTTTCAAGCAAACAAGATTCCAAAAGCAAATCATCTGATCGACAAAGAGGTAACAATGTTGAACGAAGTGACGGTTCTAATGACGTAGTAACTGAGCTGGAGCTCAAGACACCTGGTTCTACTGCAGACCAG GAGGCGTCTTGTGCAGAGAAGAAGCGGAAGCAGTCCAAGCTGAAGGATAGTGAAGCTGGTAAAGAGGAGAGCTGTTCGAGTAGGTGTTCTTCCCGTGGTCTTCAGGATAGCTCTTCAAATAGTGTTGGAGATGCTCCGAAAGCTGACAAGTAA